The following DNA comes from Mucisphaera calidilacus.
TGCATTACGGCTGGCCGGCGACGATCAGCCCGACGCGGCATCCCAACGAGAACGTCAACGTTGCTCATCTGGATGGTTCTGTTCGAGGTTACAGCGACAGTGTTTTGCCTTATGGCGGGGAGTTGTACACGGAGGCGTACCGCGAGAAGGTTGCCAACGGTGGTCCGGAATGGACGCTTGACTATCGGTAGCCGCCTGGCACGTGTCGTGGATCGCGCCCGAAGCGTACTGATCGCGGGAGTATTTTACGCATGCGGCACCCTCTGACTATGTATACGGTTCTCTTCGTCTGCCTGTGCCTGAATCTCATGGCTTCGAGCGGCTCAGCGGCGGGAGACGCGCATCGGCCTGAGCACCGCCGATACGGCGACTGGACTTCGTGTCGCATTGGTGGCGGCGGGTATATCCTCGGCGTGCGGTACACGCCTGATCCGGATCGCCTGTACGCCTGGACCGACGTCGGAGGTGCTTACCGCTCCGACGATGCGGGGCGGACCTGGAGGCACATCACCTGGACGCTGCCTTATGGCGGGTCTACCGAGTCGCGGGGGATGATGTACGTTCGTGATCTGCTGCCTGATCACCGGGATCCCGATCGTGTGGCGATCGTCATTGGTTATCACTGGTCGCCGCCTTATGGCGTGATGATTTCTGACGACGCGGGGCGGTCGTGGCGTGCGGTTCTGGAAGAGGTATGGGTTTGCGGTGACGATGAAACCCGGATGGATGGTTCTGTTCTTGTGCGTGATGCTCGGCGGCCCGAGACGATCTGGTGTGCCGGGATTCGTGACGGCGTGTTTGTCAGCCGGGACAATGGCGAGACCTGGGCGTCTCTGGGTGGTCCCGAGACTCAGCCGACCGACCTGCTGGTTGATCGTTCGGACTCGGGTCGGCTCTGGCTGTCCGGTCTGGCGATGCACCGCGGGGTGATCGAGCGCTACGCGAACACGCCCGATGGTCAGCTGAAGCTGCCGGGTGGTTTATGGCGGACGGCGGACCACGGCGGGAGTTGGGAGCGGCTTGTCGGCGGCCGTGACGTTCGGGGTTTGGTTCAGGATCCTGTCGTTTCGTCGACGCTGTACGCTATTTTTGATGATCATCGTTGGATCATGCGGTCTGAGGATGCGGGAGAGCGTTGGCATCGTTACGACACCGGTCTCGATATCGGCAGCCCGAGTCCCTGGGGTCCTCACCCGCACCGCTACCAGGCTCTCACGGTTGCGCACGGCGTGGTTTACGCGACGTCCACACGTGGTCAGCACTACAGGTTGGATCGTGCGCGTGATCGGTGGGTCAGGCTGTCGGGGCCTGAGAACGTCCGGGAGCCCGAGGGCTGGTGGGGTGCCACGCTCGATGACCCTACCCACGGGACGGATAGTTGGGTCAGCACGATGGCCTCGGTAGCGCGCCTGACGGTGAGTCCCCATAATCCGAGTGATCGATGGATGACTGACTGGTACTCGGCGTACCACAGCGGCGATGGTGGTCGAACCTGGACCAACCGGTCCGAGGGTTTCGAGGTCACTTACATCGACGCTCTGGAGCAGGACCCGACTGATCCGAGCATCGTCCACCTTGGCATGGCGGACAACGGTTATTTTCGTTCGGATGACGCGGGTCTCAGCTTTCGCGGTTTTTCCAACGACACCCCGATCACCAACAACATCAAGAGCCTGAGTGTCCCGAAGGCCAACCCGCGTCGCGTCTACGCCGTGGGCCCGAATCCGCCCGGAGGCGGCTGGTACGCGGGGCACGTCTTCATCTCGAACGATCGCGGCTCGACGTGGCGGTCATCGAGTATGGATGGTCTGCCCGAGATCACCGAGGCCGGGCATCGTGCGCACACGATCCTCGCTCTCGATGATGCACCCGACACGGTCTTCCTGACCGTAACCCAGTCGGTTGTTGAGGGTGGCGGCGGGCTCTACCGGAGTCTGGATGGGGGTGAGAGTTGGGTGTGGTTCGGCGAGGGCTTGCCTGGCGGTGTCGCGTTCTATCGCCACGAGTCGTGGCGAGGTGGCAAGGAGTTGGCGGTTTCACCCGACGGTGTGATGCTGACGCAGAGTATTCAGAACCGGCTGCTCTACAGGCGTCGGCCTGGTGACGGGGGTTGGGTTCGTCTGGACTTTCCGTTTCATGGCGATCTCAACGACTTGAGGGCGGATCCGCATCGTGCGGGGCGTTTCTACGCGGCGGTGTTGCAGGACGGGGTGTACCGCACGGATGACGCTGGATCGAGTTGGTTGCGGCTCACTACTCCGACGCGTGCGCCGGGTGCCTCGCAGCTGGTGGTTGACCGCGTCGTTCCCGGCCGTCTTGCCGCGGGCACCGCCAACGGGGTGATCCTGAGCAGGGACAGCGGCAGGTCCTGGGTGCATCTGGATCCTTCGCTCCCGGGTCGTATCGATTGGAACAAGGGTGCCTTCGTGGGCGACCGGCTGGTCGTCGGCTCGGGTGGACACGGCGCCTTCTGGATTGACTTGCGGCGGCGATGATGATTGGAGTTCTGATGATGACAAGAGCGAAGGCGGTGGCCCTGTCTTTTCTGGCGATCCTGACGCTGGTGTTGTTCGGCACGGCGGCGCGGGCGGAGGGGGCGATACCTTTCCCGGAGGATCTGGTTCTTGAGGCTGCGCGTGACATGCAACGCCCCCACGAGGCAGTGCCCAGTGGCACGGCTGCTCTGGACTGGCACGCTGGCCCGAGGCTGGCGTGGGGCGAGCACCCTCCGGATCACTGGCGTGCGATCACATTCTGGGGGCAGGTCTACGAGGCTGAGGGGGGCAACCCTTCGGGCAATAGTCGCGTTCAGATCCGGGATTTACGGCTGGCGGTCAAGAGCCTCTCGGATGGTCGATGGCATCTGCTGCAGGACACTTCCGGTTTCGAGGGTGCTTTCTTTCGAGAGGACTTCACGGACAATGACAGCTGGGACGCCTGGCTTCACGCCGAGCAAGAGGGTGCCTCGGTCAGGCTCCCCAATGGTCAGGGGCGCAACTTTCACTTCTGGCCTGATGTGGACCGCGCGACGTTCGCGCTTGCGGACATCGACGAGGTGATGGTGAGTGTGGACGCCCGTCTGATTGTCCATGATCCATCGGGACCTGACGATCGCGATCAGGCTCGATTGATGATGAGTGTCGGCGCCGATTACTGGCTGAGTCAGACGGCGGTGTGGGACGGCTGGAAGACCAACGGTGACGTCGGTATCGGCCGTTTCGCGTTCATCGGGCGTGATTGGCAGACTTACACGATGACCACGCTCACGGTTGCCGAGGCGCGGGATGAGTTTCCCGTGCCCGAGCCGGGGGCCGCGTCGCTTGTTGCCATCTGCCTTGGAACGCTCTGGTGTCGACGGAAGGGGGGTTGTTCGTGAGCGGTCGTTATCGTGTTCCGGAGCATCCGCGCGGTTTTATCTGTGGCGAGGAGGAAGAGCGGGCGGTTCTGGATGCGATCCGTCACGGCGGTTCGCTCAGTTACGCCGGTCCGAATCTGCCTGCCTTCGAGCGTGAGTTTGCCGACTATGTTGGCGTGGATCACGCCATCGCGGTCGCCAACTGCACCGTCGGGTTGTTCGTGGCGGCGCAGGCGCTTCGGCTGGGCGTTGGTGACGAGGTCATCATGACGCCACAGACGTTCCGAGCCACGGCTGCCGGGCTGATCATCAAGGGTGTACGGATCTGTTTCGCGGATATCGATGACTCGTTGAACCTGGATCCCGAGACGATCGAGTCGCTGATCACTGAGCGCACGAAGGCGGTTTTCGTCACGCACATGCATGGGAACCCCGCTGACATGCCGCGGATCCTGGAGATTGCGCGCGCACGCGGGTTGTATGTTGTCGAGGACGCTGCGCACGCACCGGGTGCCACGTGTGACGGGGTTTGTGTCGGCGGTTTCGGCGACCTGACGGTGTTTTCCTTCCACAGTCTGAAGAACATGTCGACGGGCGGTGAGGGCGGGATGATCACCGCGCGGGACCGTTCGCTGGCCGATGCCTGCCGGGCTTTGCGGACGATGGGTGTTCACGGCGATCTCGTGTCACGCGAGACGCGTGGTTTTGGTCGTTACGCCAAGCCGGATTTCTATTACAACGACCACAGCGGAGGGGCTTTCGACGCCTACTACCGGCCGGGGTACGAGTTGGGCATGAACATGAGGTTGAGTGACCTTCAGGCGGCTTTCGGTCGTGTTCAGCTCAGGCGGCTTGATGCGATGAACGCCACGCGGGCTCGGATTGCTGCGCGTTACGACGATGTGGTTCGCGACCTGCCTGTCTTCAACCGGTTCGAGCCGCGTCGCGGCGACCGCTGCGTCTATCATTTGTATCCGCTGCGTCTGAACACCGACGTCTGTGGTTGGTCTCGTGACGAGGTTGTCCGCTACCTGCAGGAGGATCGCGGGATTGAGATGCTGCTGCGTTACTTCCCCGTTCATCTTTCGGAATACATGCAGCATGCCGGCTATCGGCTCGGTGCCTGCCCGGTCTGTGAGCGGATCTACTTTGAGGAGATGATCAATCTTCCGATCAGCCCCAATCTGACGGAAGAGCAGATCGACTGGGTTTGCGGCAGCCTTGTTGAGGTGAATCGTCGAGCCGTATCGGCGGGTCACCTGACCCGGTAGGGTGGGGGCGTGTCGAAGATGACGCGTGTTGCGTCTATGACGCCTTCCTCTGTGGGCATGGCGGTGAGCCATGTGGGGATCGGGTAAGAGCCTACGGTTGTGGTTGTGATTGCTTTCATGCTGTCTGCTTTCGTGTTGTGGTGTTTCTCAGGTGTGCGTGCGTCGGTAGTGGCCCGGCGCGTGCGACTCGTGGCGTGCGAAGGATCGGTAGAAGCTGGTGACGTCGTCAAAACCGCACTCGAAAGCGATGCTTAGGATGCTGTGGTCCGTGGTGGTGAGCAGTTGTCGTGCGTGGTCGATGCGCAGCCGTTCGATATAGCGTCGGTATGACTCGCCTGTGATCTGGCGGAAGAGTGTGGTGAAGCGTCGGCGACTCATCCCGCAGTGCTCGGCGGCGCGATCCACGGTGATGTGCTCAAAGAACCGCCCGTTGAGCCGGTCGATGTGGTGCATGACGCGTTGGCGTGAGGTGTCAGTCGTCTTGTCGTCAGTGGTACGCGTGACGCGTTCGATGAGCACGACCAGTTGATGCGCCAGCCCGAGGATCAGCGACCGGTATCCGGGCTTGCGTGTCGA
Coding sequences within:
- a CDS encoding WD40/YVTN/BNR-like repeat-containing protein, with translation MRHPLTMYTVLFVCLCLNLMASSGSAAGDAHRPEHRRYGDWTSCRIGGGGYILGVRYTPDPDRLYAWTDVGGAYRSDDAGRTWRHITWTLPYGGSTESRGMMYVRDLLPDHRDPDRVAIVIGYHWSPPYGVMISDDAGRSWRAVLEEVWVCGDDETRMDGSVLVRDARRPETIWCAGIRDGVFVSRDNGETWASLGGPETQPTDLLVDRSDSGRLWLSGLAMHRGVIERYANTPDGQLKLPGGLWRTADHGGSWERLVGGRDVRGLVQDPVVSSTLYAIFDDHRWIMRSEDAGERWHRYDTGLDIGSPSPWGPHPHRYQALTVAHGVVYATSTRGQHYRLDRARDRWVRLSGPENVREPEGWWGATLDDPTHGTDSWVSTMASVARLTVSPHNPSDRWMTDWYSAYHSGDGGRTWTNRSEGFEVTYIDALEQDPTDPSIVHLGMADNGYFRSDDAGLSFRGFSNDTPITNNIKSLSVPKANPRRVYAVGPNPPGGGWYAGHVFISNDRGSTWRSSSMDGLPEITEAGHRAHTILALDDAPDTVFLTVTQSVVEGGGGLYRSLDGGESWVWFGEGLPGGVAFYRHESWRGGKELAVSPDGVMLTQSIQNRLLYRRRPGDGGWVRLDFPFHGDLNDLRADPHRAGRFYAAVLQDGVYRTDDAGSSWLRLTTPTRAPGASQLVVDRVVPGRLAAGTANGVILSRDSGRSWVHLDPSLPGRIDWNKGAFVGDRLVVGSGGHGAFWIDLRRR
- a CDS encoding DegT/DnrJ/EryC1/StrS family aminotransferase, giving the protein MSGRYRVPEHPRGFICGEEEERAVLDAIRHGGSLSYAGPNLPAFEREFADYVGVDHAIAVANCTVGLFVAAQALRLGVGDEVIMTPQTFRATAAGLIIKGVRICFADIDDSLNLDPETIESLITERTKAVFVTHMHGNPADMPRILEIARARGLYVVEDAAHAPGATCDGVCVGGFGDLTVFSFHSLKNMSTGGEGGMITARDRSLADACRALRTMGVHGDLVSRETRGFGRYAKPDFYYNDHSGGAFDAYYRPGYELGMNMRLSDLQAAFGRVQLRRLDAMNATRARIAARYDDVVRDLPVFNRFEPRRGDRCVYHLYPLRLNTDVCGWSRDEVVRYLQEDRGIEMLLRYFPVHLSEYMQHAGYRLGACPVCERIYFEEMINLPISPNLTEEQIDWVCGSLVEVNRRAVSAGHLTR
- a CDS encoding AraC family transcriptional regulator, producing the protein MTDRHPTRTLKRQRPVEVRLADFGVTVFESAHAPLFSTDLMSHAFHKILLPVNGSGCVSVRRRQLSLLPDQATIVPAGVSHRLDDTPGQPVTLLALCLDPGVLVDRIACTSRAQTVALPAHRVHETRRLLRQMLFEQSTRKPGYRSLILGLAHQLVVLIERVTRTTDDKTTDTSRQRVMHHIDRLNGRFFEHITVDRAAEHCGMSRRRFTTLFRQITGESYRRYIERLRIDHARQLLTTTDHSILSIAFECGFDDVTSFYRSFARHESHAPGHYRRTHT